The bacterium region CGCACGCGGCGGTCGCGGCGGTGCAACGCGGCCTGCTCTAGTCCCGTTTTATTCAGCTCTCGAGCAACGCTCCAGGGACGTCGACGTGTAGGGCTTCGAGGAGATACGCGATGCCGTCGGCGTTGTCGCCCGCGAGCTGCATGACCGGGTGCAGATCGAGCTTGAAGAAGATGAGGAACCCGTCTAACCCTGATCTCCCGGCGCTCGGGCTAGTGCTCCGGGCCGGGCATCTGTGGCCATGCGCGGTGATGTCTGACCGTTCCCCTGTGCACTCATTGTGCTTCGAGTACAAACTTCTTGTGGGCCTCGCCGCTTTCCAGTAGCCGATGGGCCTCGGCGGCGTCGGCCATGGGGAGCCGGCGCTGGCGACGGAGCCGGAGGTCACCGGAGGCAAGGAGCGGCATGGTCTGATCGACGGCTTCGGGTGCGCGGTCAGGTGTTGGCGCCGAGAACGCAACGCCCAGATCGGCCGCGTGCTCATCGGCAAGAGTCATCACCCTTGCGGGACCTCCAGCCAAGGCGATGGCATCTTCGAGCTCGCCCTTGCCGGCCGCGTCGAGTACCGCGTCCACTGACGGGCTGTGCTCGTGTACCCGATCGACCAGGCCAGCGCCGTAGAGGACCGGGACGCCGCCAAGGTCGCGCACAAGATCGTGATCCCGCGCCGATGCGGCGCCGATGACCGTCACGCCCCGGGAGACGGCGAGCTGAGTGGCGATCATCCCGACCGAGCCGGCCGCACCGAGAATGAGCAGGA contains the following coding sequences:
- a CDS encoding NADP-dependent oxidoreductase, producing MPKAVVLTQYGPPNVLVWRDVPMPEPGPGQVRIRVKAAGIMPTDLQIRRGDLRAVFPLPPDAVLGFEAAGVVAALGPSVSGVQEGDEVASLLLGLGGYGEYALASSWTPKPPNVSWSDAAALPASAEAAVRILKQLGVSRGEILLILGAAGSVGMIATQLAVSRGVTVIGAASARDHDLVRDLGGVPVLYGAGLVDRVHEHSPSVDAVLDAAGKGELEDAIALAGGPARVMTLADEHAADLGVAFSAPTPDRAPEAVDQTMPLLASGDLRLRRQRRLPMADAAEAHRLLESGEAHKKFVLEAQ